A single region of the Thermodesulfatator indicus DSM 15286 genome encodes:
- a CDS encoding abortive infection family protein, translating to MNNRDFTKFVMYGAREASESGFTHIHEQIEALEDALNKANPGLVFDLARTLLESVCKAILSERGIPYEEKWELPKLFKTSLDALQLVPSHVIREEKANESIRKLNGSLQTVVQSIVELRNTYGFASHGKGPDFQGLDKVHAVIVARTVDTIVHFLFTVHRFPFSEPEKPLEYEDNSVFNEYVDEENGEYVRINVLGDILEYRPSEVLFYLDPRAYESYLQAFIELNKE from the coding sequence GTGAACAATAGAGACTTTACTAAATTTGTAATGTATGGAGCCAGAGAAGCAAGTGAATCCGGTTTTACTCATATTCACGAACAAATTGAAGCTCTTGAAGATGCTTTGAATAAGGCTAACCCAGGCCTGGTGTTTGACTTGGCTAGAACTCTCCTCGAGAGTGTATGCAAAGCCATTCTTTCTGAGAGAGGTATTCCATACGAAGAAAAATGGGAGCTTCCCAAACTTTTTAAAACCTCTCTTGATGCTCTCCAACTCGTACCAAGTCATGTAATTAGAGAAGAAAAAGCAAACGAATCGATACGTAAGTTAAACGGGAGCCTTCAAACTGTTGTTCAAAGTATAGTTGAGTTAAGGAATACTTATGGTTTCGCATCTCATGGCAAGGGGCCAGACTTTCAAGGTCTTGATAAGGTCCATGCCGTTATTGTTGCTAGGACTGTAGACACCATTGTACATTTCCTTTTTACAGTCCATCGGTTCCCTTTCTCTGAGCCGGAAAAACCGTTGGAATACGAAGATAACTCTGTATTTAATGAATACGTAGATGAGGAAAATGGCGAATACGTTCGTATAAATGTCTTGGGCGATATTTTGGAATATAGGCCTAGCGAGGTGCTTTTTTATTTAGATCCAAGAGCCTATGAAAGTTATCTCCAGGCATTTATAGAATTGAACAAGGAATAA
- a CDS encoding DUF6119 family protein, with the protein MRKSLWGNFVSSTKKKTQKLTVLLLKDNISSFQDALRNPDALKRIPLRSELPFEGEFWYSTSLSRPPKWIEFIQPSLDLDLNEISVSNASGVLFIKTEKRIFAFTFGYGRNLLKPDCYELNFGLKVVLNRIHPNRLRSLDLRTYEDMMLATRKQTSRGADLGVFGLDVSRDLLRAVTGEPEDEAFAKRLTGADALTFTAQITIDQLGEKCKQILEAYYDNRYKQYFGWVDYLNEVRDPSLIKFLNSKLEEAIKNKNIEKLHLAPPEVVDWQSIDKFRITGTRQQEYDDLDIEEYLNVLGDKTNNLTVEKLKSYRVSVRWINNEQFQDKWSLFNCIVWEIIHEGRLYVLIEGKWFEIDSSFAERVKSFVQSIPPPVYNLPTARTGERESEYNLRVAQEDDSFICLDKILVKPTDAVSSIEFCDLLSDKKQIIHVKKKTRSATLSHLFAQGTVSARVFLQDSSVREKIREKIATMDNGERFLELIPDASQRPNPSSYEVTYVIISKKIGSDVTSLLPFFSQLNLMQNARFLQGMGYKVALQLVAEEEC; encoded by the coding sequence ATGCGGAAAAGTTTGTGGGGAAATTTTGTGAGCTCAACTAAGAAAAAAACACAAAAGCTAACGGTCTTGCTGCTGAAAGATAACATAAGTTCTTTTCAGGACGCATTACGAAATCCTGATGCACTTAAGAGAATTCCTCTTAGGTCGGAACTTCCTTTTGAAGGAGAGTTTTGGTATTCAACTTCGTTAAGTAGACCTCCTAAATGGATCGAGTTTATTCAACCCTCATTAGATTTGGATCTTAATGAGATAAGTGTTTCAAATGCTTCAGGTGTACTTTTTATAAAAACTGAAAAAAGGATTTTTGCGTTTACCTTTGGTTATGGCCGTAATCTTTTAAAGCCAGATTGTTATGAGCTTAATTTTGGTCTAAAAGTAGTTCTAAATCGAATTCATCCGAATAGATTGCGCAGCTTAGATTTGAGAACTTATGAAGACATGATGCTTGCTACCCGAAAACAAACAAGTCGAGGAGCAGATTTAGGAGTTTTTGGTTTGGATGTTTCGAGAGATTTACTTCGGGCTGTAACAGGAGAGCCTGAAGATGAAGCTTTTGCAAAGCGATTAACTGGGGCTGATGCTCTGACTTTTACTGCACAAATCACAATTGATCAGCTTGGAGAAAAGTGCAAGCAAATTTTAGAGGCTTACTATGATAATCGATATAAACAATATTTCGGCTGGGTAGACTATTTAAACGAAGTAAGAGATCCAAGTCTAATTAAGTTCCTAAACTCTAAATTAGAGGAGGCAATAAAAAACAAAAATATAGAAAAACTTCACTTAGCTCCACCTGAAGTTGTTGATTGGCAATCCATAGATAAATTCCGTATTACCGGAACAAGACAACAAGAGTACGACGATCTTGATATTGAAGAATATCTAAATGTACTTGGAGACAAGACAAACAACCTAACAGTTGAAAAATTAAAAAGCTATAGAGTTTCAGTCCGATGGATTAATAATGAACAATTTCAGGATAAGTGGTCACTTTTCAATTGCATTGTGTGGGAAATAATACATGAAGGTCGCTTATATGTTTTAATCGAGGGAAAATGGTTCGAAATTGACAGTAGCTTTGCCGAACGCGTAAAAAGTTTTGTCCAGTCAATACCTCCTCCAGTTTATAATTTACCTACTGCTAGAACTGGAGAGCGAGAATCTGAATATAATCTACGTGTAGCTCAAGAAGATGATAGTTTTATCTGTTTAGATAAAATTCTTGTTAAGCCTACAGATGCTGTATCTTCTATAGAATTTTGCGATTTGTTATCCGATAAAAAGCAGATTATTCACGTTAAAAAGAAAACAAGATCCGCTACTTTAAGTCATTTATTTGCTCAAGGAACAGTATCTGCGAGAGTGTTTTTACAAGATAGTTCTGTTCGTGAGAAAATACGTGAAAAAATAGCAACTATGGATAACGGAGAGAGGTTTTTAGAATTGATTCCTGATGCTTCACAAAGACCAAATCCTTCGAGTTATGAGGTTACTTATGTAATTATTAGCAAGAAAATCGGAAGCGATGTAACATCTTTACTTCCATTTTTTAGTCAATTAAATCTTATGCAAAATGCAAGGTTTTTGCAAGGAATGGGATATAAAGTTGCTCTTCAGTTGGTCGCAGAAGAAGAGTGTTAG
- a CDS encoding restriction endonuclease subunit S, translated as MKSDKRTKVRQIAFGDMAALVRETINPEDAEGLPYIGLEHIQEGELHLKGVGKAEDTISTKFKFCKGDILFGKLRPYFRKVIIAPFDGVCSTDIWVVRAKSGFDQKFLFYCMASQAFVKFASQGSEGTRMPRAKWEHVSRFCLPFFTLPEQKAIAHILGTLDDKIELNRRMNETLEEMAKAIFKSWFVDFDPVIDNALKAGNPIPDALAEKAARRRAILEKLEKEDSNLPKLSPEIARLFPDSFEDSPLGPIPRGWRVKRVSDLGKVVCGKTPPTKDKTNYGKEVPFITIPDMHGKVFVVQTTKYLSKKGADLQSNKYLPPYSICVSCIATPGLVVMTSEISQTNQQINSVIPYKEISPFFAFLTLKILGKEIMQIGSGGSVFTNLSKSRFKNLNILMPTNNLIEIFHKHIASLFLSILNNEKEILNLANIRDTLLPKLISGQIRIKDAEKFVGKFCELN; from the coding sequence ATGAAAAGCGATAAAAGAACAAAAGTTAGACAAATCGCTTTTGGTGATATGGCAGCTTTAGTAAGAGAAACAATAAATCCTGAAGATGCAGAAGGTTTACCTTATATTGGATTAGAACATATACAAGAAGGTGAACTTCATCTTAAAGGCGTGGGGAAAGCCGAAGATACAATCAGTACAAAATTCAAATTTTGCAAAGGTGATATTTTGTTTGGCAAATTACGACCTTATTTTCGAAAAGTAATTATAGCACCTTTTGATGGAGTATGTTCTACCGATATATGGGTTGTCCGAGCAAAGTCCGGATTTGATCAGAAATTTTTATTTTACTGTATGGCATCCCAAGCATTTGTTAAGTTTGCATCTCAAGGATCTGAAGGTACTAGAATGCCTCGCGCAAAATGGGAACATGTAAGCCGATTTTGTTTGCCTTTTTTTACCCTCCCCGAACAGAAAGCCATCGCCCACATCCTCGGCACGTTGGATGACAAGATAGAGCTTAATCGGCGGATGAATGAGACGCTGGAGGAGATGGCGAAGGCCATCTTTAAGTCCTGGTTTGTGGACTTTGACCCTGTGATTGATAATGCTCTCAAGGCCGGAAACCCCATCCCTGACGCCCTGGCGGAAAAGGCCGCCCGCCGCCGTGCCATCCTTGAAAAACTCGAAAAAGAAGATTCCAACCTCCCCAAACTTTCTCCAGAAATTGCCCGCCTCTTCCCTGATTCCTTTGAGGATTCGCCTCTTGGACCGATACCAAGAGGGTGGAGGGTTAAGCGAGTATCTGATTTAGGTAAAGTAGTTTGCGGAAAGACACCACCTACAAAAGATAAAACAAATTATGGCAAAGAAGTTCCTTTTATCACTATTCCTGATATGCATGGAAAGGTATTCGTTGTCCAAACAACTAAATATCTATCCAAGAAAGGAGCCGATTTGCAAAGCAATAAATATTTACCACCGTATTCAATTTGTGTAAGTTGTATTGCTACTCCTGGTTTAGTAGTTATGACAAGCGAGATTTCTCAAACTAACCAACAAATTAATAGTGTAATACCATATAAAGAAATTAGTCCCTTTTTTGCATTTTTGACTTTAAAAATTTTAGGAAAAGAAATTATGCAAATCGGATCTGGCGGTTCTGTTTTTACAAACTTGAGCAAATCAAGATTTAAAAATCTTAATATTTTAATGCCGACCAATAATCTTATAGAAATATTTCATAAACATATTGCTTCTTTATTTTTATCTATATTGAACAACGAAAAAGAAATATTAAACCTTGCTAATATACGCGACACCCTTCTTCCCAAACTCATTTCCGGACAAATCCGCATCAAAGATGCGGAAAAGTTTGTGGGGAAATTTTGTGAGCTCAACTAA
- a CDS encoding S8 family peptidase: MEEQKEKYCHLKLIREEPITERRPKGAPRVRKPDDLIQHARFLKKSIVQATHEAKKDIKGYDERLLIRLEIQEAFPIERLGQLGPNVEFVSQEGKNIVLAFASEEALAEFEARLATLAEGGRPQYLQLIYALQDIGAWTPEHRKGWALRNEGFPKTEPFILDVELWPLESSRERELQQEAFKNWCHQQGIEILDWVRDPPLFRVQVSLAQAEELLRYRDVRLVDLPPKYGLERTLLYIDIQEIPDPPPPPDTAPVIGILDSGIVSTHNLLKSAVGDVQSFLPDYPPQDGTGHGTLVAGIALYGDVEEKLRNRQFIPVFWIVSGRILDDKNENRTGFLEKHIEEAVRYFYEHYGCRIFNLSLGDRRKPYLGGHLRGLAYTLDKLARELGVLFIVSTGNVLPSQHDGRSWKENYPHYLFNDEWAILDPAPALNAITVGSIARWDQTYNSQRYRHDPAEIPIARRNQPSPFTRHGPSIGGAIKPELVAYGGNWAINVRAGSFNVLNKSQGLGELSFNKDFSTNGPFAENSGTSFSAPHVTHLAGLILSEYSEASHNLLRALLIAHADTLEEWKDLFEEEKDILKVCGYGLVDLEALINSSENDVTLIAEDRIPNKRHHFYEIPLPEDFLSPGRRIREIRVALAYTAAVRTTRISYKATRMEFRLVAAESLEQVCKEFNAATSKEELEKIGELRGAYPTLTDRSKGTVQKATWTWRQINTNSILRRKKLFVVVTRNDFPWGEAISAEEEPYALVVRIRDPQNLNARLYSQIRERIEERVRVRV, translated from the coding sequence ATGGAGGAACAAAAAGAAAAATATTGCCATCTAAAATTAATTCGGGAAGAACCAATCACGGAAAGAAGGCCTAAAGGGGCTCCAAGAGTACGAAAACCAGATGATCTTATACAGCACGCCCGTTTCCTCAAAAAGTCTATAGTACAAGCTACTCATGAAGCCAAGAAAGACATTAAAGGTTATGATGAAAGACTTTTAATCCGTTTAGAGATTCAAGAAGCCTTTCCTATAGAAAGACTTGGACAATTAGGACCAAATGTAGAATTCGTTAGCCAGGAGGGTAAAAACATCGTTCTGGCCTTCGCCAGCGAAGAAGCCCTCGCAGAATTTGAGGCTCGTTTAGCCACTTTAGCCGAGGGAGGCAGGCCTCAATACCTGCAGTTGATCTATGCCTTGCAAGACATAGGCGCCTGGACGCCGGAACATCGCAAAGGTTGGGCACTTAGAAACGAAGGATTTCCTAAAACCGAGCCTTTCATCTTAGATGTGGAATTGTGGCCCCTGGAAAGTTCAAGAGAAAGAGAGCTCCAACAGGAAGCTTTTAAAAATTGGTGTCACCAGCAGGGGATAGAAATCCTCGATTGGGTGCGAGATCCTCCTCTTTTCCGAGTCCAAGTTTCTTTAGCACAAGCGGAAGAGCTCTTACGATATCGAGATGTGCGCCTTGTAGATTTGCCGCCTAAATATGGATTAGAAAGAACCTTGCTTTATATAGATATTCAAGAAATTCCAGACCCACCACCTCCTCCTGATACTGCTCCAGTAATAGGGATCCTCGACAGTGGTATCGTTTCTACTCATAATTTATTAAAATCTGCTGTAGGAGATGTGCAGAGTTTCCTGCCAGATTATCCCCCACAAGATGGCACCGGACATGGCACGCTGGTAGCAGGGATAGCTCTTTATGGTGATGTAGAAGAAAAGTTGCGTAATCGTCAATTTATTCCGGTTTTTTGGATCGTTAGTGGCCGGATATTGGATGATAAAAACGAAAATAGAACGGGCTTTCTAGAGAAGCACATAGAAGAAGCTGTCCGATACTTTTATGAACACTATGGCTGTAGGATTTTCAACCTATCTTTAGGAGATCGCCGAAAACCTTACCTGGGCGGTCATCTTCGAGGGCTAGCTTATACTTTAGATAAATTGGCTAGAGAACTTGGTGTGCTATTTATTGTTTCCACCGGAAATGTTTTGCCATCTCAACATGATGGGCGTTCTTGGAAAGAAAATTATCCACATTATTTATTCAATGATGAGTGGGCTATACTGGACCCGGCTCCGGCGTTAAATGCTATTACAGTAGGAAGCATTGCCCGATGGGATCAAACTTACAACAGTCAGCGGTATCGACATGATCCGGCAGAAATCCCTATCGCCAGGCGCAATCAACCCTCTCCCTTTACCAGGCACGGTCCCTCTATAGGCGGGGCTATTAAACCGGAGCTTGTGGCTTACGGGGGAAATTGGGCAATCAATGTTCGGGCTGGATCTTTTAATGTGTTAAATAAAAGCCAAGGGTTAGGCGAATTATCCTTTAACAAAGATTTTTCTACTAATGGACCTTTTGCCGAAAATTCAGGGACAAGTTTTTCTGCTCCGCATGTTACCCATCTGGCAGGCTTAATCCTTTCGGAATATTCCGAAGCCAGTCATAATCTGCTTCGTGCTCTTTTAATTGCTCATGCAGACACACTTGAGGAGTGGAAAGACTTATTCGAAGAAGAAAAAGATATTCTTAAAGTCTGTGGGTATGGTTTGGTTGATCTGGAAGCGTTAATCAACTCTTCAGAAAACGATGTTACTTTAATTGCCGAAGATCGCATACCAAATAAACGGCATCACTTCTATGAAATTCCTCTCCCCGAGGACTTCCTTTCTCCGGGCAGACGTATACGAGAAATCCGGGTCGCTCTTGCTTATACTGCAGCGGTAAGAACTACTCGTATTTCTTATAAAGCTACACGCATGGAATTTCGCCTGGTGGCGGCAGAAAGTTTAGAGCAAGTTTGCAAAGAGTTTAATGCTGCAACTTCAAAAGAAGAATTAGAAAAGATCGGTGAACTGAGAGGAGCTTATCCAACTCTTACAGACCGAAGTAAAGGCACTGTTCAGAAGGCAACTTGGACTTGGAGACAGATTAACACAAATTCCATTTTGAGAAGAAAGAAACTATTTGTGGTAGTTACGCGTAATGATTTTCCCTGGGGAGAGGCTATCTCTGCAGAAGAAGAACCTTACGCTTTAGTAGTCCGCATACGCGATCCCCAAAATCTTAACGCCAGATTGTATTCGCAGATCAGAGAAAGGATTGAGGAGAGAGTAAGGGTGAGGGTATAA
- a CDS encoding AAA family ATPase, with amino-acid sequence MASGKLLRQLIKTGIEGNIEAFRQVSEEIIREERRKHHHLLANDLEKILYGRPQNLPRNYLQPPKDKDRGLPLIHILQATRRLEDVVLSDENFSIIEEILKEYHYEERLRSYGLVPTNRLLFCGPPGCGKTLTAEVIASELGRPFGIVRIDSVVSSLLGETAANLRKIFDYISNIPMVVLFDEFDALAKERADQTEHGEIKRVVNATLQMLDDYRGRSLLIAATNHEMILDIAIWRRFEEVLVFDRPNIEQIRRLLEIKLRGVRRDFDISDTNIVYKFKGLSHADIERILRRAVKQMILSGEEFLKERHLIAALQREEARQKRIKQG; translated from the coding sequence GTGGCTAGTGGCAAACTTTTGCGCCAGTTGATTAAAACAGGTATAGAAGGAAACATTGAAGCTTTTAGGCAAGTCTCGGAAGAGATTATTCGCGAAGAACGAAGAAAACATCACCATCTCTTAGCAAATGATCTGGAAAAGATTCTTTATGGAAGACCTCAAAATCTCCCTCGGAATTATCTTCAGCCTCCAAAAGATAAAGATCGTGGTTTACCCTTAATTCACATTTTACAAGCAACAAGACGCCTCGAAGATGTAGTTCTTTCTGATGAAAACTTTTCCATTATAGAAGAAATCCTCAAGGAATATCACTACGAAGAACGACTTCGTAGCTATGGCCTTGTTCCAACAAATCGCCTTCTCTTTTGTGGGCCGCCGGGATGTGGCAAAACTTTAACGGCTGAAGTTATAGCTTCAGAACTTGGCCGTCCTTTTGGGATTGTTCGGATTGATAGTGTAGTGTCTTCCCTTTTGGGAGAAACGGCGGCTAATCTTCGTAAAATTTTTGATTACATCTCTAATATTCCGATGGTAGTACTTTTTGACGAATTCGATGCTTTAGCCAAAGAACGAGCAGACCAAACAGAACATGGAGAGATTAAGCGGGTAGTCAATGCCACTTTACAGATGTTGGATGATTATCGTGGGCGCAGTCTGCTTATTGCTGCTACCAATCATGAGATGATTCTTGATATCGCCATCTGGCGACGTTTTGAAGAAGTGCTGGTATTTGATCGTCCTAATATTGAACAGATTCGACGTTTACTCGAAATTAAATTACGTGGTGTACGGAGAGACTTCGATATTTCGGACACAAATATTGTTTACAAATTTAAAGGGTTAAGTCATGCGGATATTGAAAGGATATTGCGAAGAGCAGTTAAACAAATGATTCTTAGTGGAGAAGAATTTTTGAAGGAGCGCCATCTTATAGCCGCTCTCCAGAGGGAGGAAGCGCGCCAAAAACGAATTAAGCAGGGTTAA
- a CDS encoding PDDEXK nuclease domain-containing protein, whose protein sequence is MENRLPTGYAEFLADLKERIRRARVKAALSVNRELILLYWEIGRMILERQRKEGWGSKVIDRLAQDLRREFPDLKGFSARNLKYMRAFAEAYPDKKFVQEVLAQITWYHNITLLEKVKDPTERIWYIQQTIEHGWSRNVLVHQIESGLYHRKGKAITNFDRTLPAPQSDLAQEMLKDPYVFDFLGLTEDIRERELEKQLIARIRDFLLELGVGFAFVGSQVHLEVGGEDFYLDLLFYHLKLRCYVVIELKTGEFKPEYAGKMNFYLSAVDDLLRHPDDRPSIGIILCKSKNKVIVEYALRDTTKPIGVSSYRLTRALPEEIKSSLPSVEELERELKK, encoded by the coding sequence TTGGAGAATAGATTGCCTACGGGCTATGCCGAATTTTTAGCGGATTTAAAGGAGCGCATTCGGAGGGCGCGGGTCAAGGCCGCCCTTTCCGTCAACCGTGAGCTTATTCTGCTCTACTGGGAAATCGGCCGGATGATTTTGGAACGTCAGAGAAAAGAAGGCTGGGGCTCGAAGGTGATTGACCGTCTGGCGCAGGACCTGAGGCGAGAGTTTCCAGACCTGAAGGGGTTTTCCGCCCGGAATTTGAAATATATGCGGGCCTTTGCCGAGGCTTATCCTGATAAAAAATTTGTGCAAGAGGTGCTTGCACAAATTACCTGGTATCACAACATTACACTTCTTGAGAAAGTCAAAGATCCTACTGAGCGTATATGGTACATCCAGCAAACCATTGAGCATGGCTGGAGCCGAAACGTCTTGGTCCATCAGATAGAAAGCGGGCTTTATCATCGCAAGGGAAAGGCCATTACCAATTTCGACCGGACTTTACCTGCTCCTCAATCGGACCTTGCCCAAGAAATGCTGAAAGATCCCTATGTTTTTGATTTTCTGGGATTGACGGAAGACATCCGCGAGCGTGAGCTTGAAAAGCAGCTCATAGCCCGCATCCGAGATTTTCTCCTTGAATTAGGAGTTGGCTTTGCCTTTGTGGGGAGTCAGGTTCACCTGGAAGTCGGGGGAGAAGACTTTTACCTGGATCTCCTCTTTTATCACCTGAAACTGCGCTGCTATGTGGTAATAGAACTCAAGACTGGCGAATTCAAGCCGGAATACGCCGGCAAGATGAACTTTTACCTTTCGGCAGTGGACGATTTACTCCGCCACCCGGATGATAGGCCTTCTATAGGCATCATTCTTTGCAAGTCCAAAAACAAAGTAATCGTAGAGTATGCTCTGAGAGATACTACAAAGCCGATTGGCGTTTCTTCTTATCGTCTGACCCGTGCTCTTCCGGAGGAGATTAAGAGTAGTCTGCCGAGTGTGGAGGAATTGGAGAGGGAGCTGAAAAAATGA
- a CDS encoding type I restriction-modification system subunit M encodes MPNKNPIDKFLQEDLGLELNSQSQGKQKPQRRSRRTQKVEVNDRALLGFEAKLWEAANALRGSMDAAEYKHVVLGLIFLKYISDAFEEHRKRLEQEPYADPEDPDEYRAANVFWVPPEARWERLKQNARRPEIGQIVDEAMEALERENPSLKGVLPKDYARPALDKQRLGQLIDLITNIRLEGEEARGKDVLGRVYEYFLGQFASAEGRKGGEFYTPASVVKLLVEMLEPFEGRVYDPCCGSGGMFVQSVRFVEAHATGNGNGGRARARISIYGQELNYTTWRLCKMNLAIRGIEGKIEQGDTFLNDRFPDLKADYILANPPFNMKNWGAEQLRHDKRWKYGLPPARNANFAWLQHMIHHLSPVGYAGVVLANGSLSSNQSNEGEIRKNIVEADLVDCIVALPDKLFYTTQIPACLWFLTRDKSGRPPAGQKKRLRDRRGEVLFIDARKMGVMVDRVHRELTDEEIEKIARTYHAWRAEDGAGEYKDIPGFCISATIEKIRREHDYILTPGRYVGVEIQEEDDEIFEEKMKRLVAELEAQFSEGAKLEEAIKRNLRELGFGE; translated from the coding sequence ATGCCAAACAAGAATCCTATCGACAAATTCCTCCAAGAAGATCTTGGTCTTGAGTTAAACAGCCAATCTCAAGGAAAACAAAAACCCCAAAGACGTTCTCGTCGTACCCAAAAGGTCGAGGTAAACGACAGGGCACTTCTCGGTTTTGAAGCCAAGCTCTGGGAGGCAGCCAACGCCCTGCGGGGAAGTATGGACGCCGCCGAGTACAAACACGTGGTCCTAGGGCTGATCTTCCTCAAGTACATCTCGGACGCTTTCGAGGAACATCGCAAACGACTTGAACAGGAACCTTACGCCGATCCTGAAGATCCCGACGAGTATCGGGCGGCCAACGTCTTCTGGGTGCCGCCAGAGGCCCGCTGGGAGCGTCTCAAGCAAAACGCCCGTCGGCCAGAGATCGGCCAGATAGTGGACGAGGCCATGGAGGCCTTAGAGCGCGAGAATCCTTCCCTAAAAGGAGTGCTTCCTAAAGATTATGCTCGCCCGGCCCTGGATAAACAGCGCCTTGGTCAACTCATAGATCTGATTACGAATATCCGGTTAGAGGGCGAAGAAGCGCGGGGAAAGGACGTTCTGGGGCGGGTTTACGAATATTTTCTTGGCCAGTTTGCCAGCGCCGAAGGCCGCAAAGGGGGTGAATTTTACACTCCGGCTTCGGTGGTAAAGCTTCTTGTGGAGATGCTTGAGCCTTTTGAGGGCCGGGTTTACGACCCTTGCTGTGGCTCTGGCGGCATGTTTGTGCAGTCGGTGCGTTTTGTGGAGGCCCACGCCACGGGCAACGGTAACGGCGGCCGGGCCCGCGCCCGCATCAGCATCTACGGCCAGGAACTTAATTACACTACCTGGCGTCTCTGTAAAATGAATCTCGCCATCCGTGGCATAGAGGGAAAGATCGAACAAGGCGACACCTTTTTGAATGACCGGTTCCCTGATCTCAAAGCCGATTACATCCTGGCCAATCCACCTTTCAATATGAAAAACTGGGGCGCAGAACAACTCCGCCACGACAAACGCTGGAAATATGGGCTTCCGCCGGCGAGAAACGCCAACTTTGCCTGGCTACAGCACATGATCCATCATCTATCACCAGTAGGTTACGCCGGGGTGGTGCTCGCCAACGGCTCGCTTTCTTCCAATCAGTCAAACGAAGGAGAGATTCGCAAGAATATCGTGGAAGCCGACCTGGTGGACTGCATCGTGGCCCTGCCTGATAAACTTTTTTACACCACCCAGATCCCGGCCTGCCTGTGGTTTCTGACCAGGGACAAGAGCGGTCGCCCGCCTGCCGGGCAGAAGAAGCGTCTTCGTGACCGCCGTGGAGAAGTCCTTTTCATTGACGCCCGCAAGATGGGAGTCATGGTGGATCGCGTCCATAGAGAACTTACAGATGAAGAAATCGAGAAAATTGCCCGGACATACCACGCCTGGCGCGCTGAAGATGGTGCTGGTGAGTATAAAGACATCCCTGGATTCTGCATAAGTGCGACTATAGAGAAAATCCGCAGGGAGCACGACTACATACTCACCCCGGGCCGCTATGTGGGTGTAGAGATTCAGGAAGAAGACGACGAAATTTTTGAGGAGAAGATGAAGCGCCTGGTGGCGGAGCTTGAGGCCCAGTTTTCCGAAGGGGCAAAACTTGAAGAGGCCATTAAACGTAATTTAAGGGAGCTTGGGTTTGGAGAATAG
- a CDS encoding flagellar protein FlaG → MQISRLSTHNIEAISQSQQPDKDFPRSASNEVFKEKIENKMPEDQKRPESYENIVKTIQKELEQLNVRLVISVDKDTKDFVVKVIDPQTDEIIRQIPPQELLEIRKKLDELVGILFDARV, encoded by the coding sequence ATGCAAATATCTCGTCTTTCCACTCATAATATAGAGGCTATCAGCCAGTCTCAACAACCAGATAAAGATTTTCCTCGGTCAGCTTCTAATGAAGTTTTTAAAGAAAAGATAGAAAATAAAATGCCTGAAGACCAAAAAAGGCCAGAGAGTTATGAAAATATAGTAAAAACTATCCAGAAAGAACTTGAACAGCTAAATGTAAGGTTGGTAATCAGTGTGGACAAAGATACTAAAGATTTTGTAGTTAAAGTAATTGATCCTCAAACAGATGAGATTATTAGGCAAATTCCGCCACAGGAACTTTTAGAAATTAGAAAAAAGCTCGATGAATTGGTGGGTATCCTTTTTGACGCACGGGTTTAG
- a CDS encoding response regulator, which produces MEAKDDVVKILIAEDEKFFRILLFEELQDQKRQVKVASNGAEALDLLKRENFDLLITDLKMPGLEGIELLKEAKKINPRILVIVITGYASLDSAIEALKEGAYDYIRKPFSLEELKVSVNNACTLILLERENKRLLEDLRQVYNRFKESLEERTPSPRSLLDELERLARLRQEGFLEEEEFEAIKKILIQRSNYE; this is translated from the coding sequence GTGGAAGCAAAAGACGATGTTGTAAAAATTCTCATTGCTGAAGATGAAAAATTTTTTCGTATTCTACTTTTTGAGGAGCTTCAGGACCAAAAACGTCAGGTAAAAGTGGCTTCAAATGGTGCAGAAGCCCTGGATCTCCTCAAAAGGGAGAATTTTGATCTACTTATTACCGATTTAAAAATGCCAGGTCTAGAAGGAATTGAACTTTTGAAAGAAGCCAAAAAAATAAATCCTCGCATTTTGGTAATAGTGATAACCGGTTATGCTTCTTTAGACTCAGCTATCGAAGCCTTAAAAGAAGGGGCTTATGATTATATTCGTAAGCCTTTCAGTCTCGAAGAATTAAAAGTGAGCGTGAACAATGCTTGTACCTTAATATTGCTTGAACGCGAGAACAAAAGGCTACTTGAAGATTTGCGCCAAGTCTACAATCGTTTTAAAGAAAGTCTTGAAGAGCGTACTCCTTCCCCTAGATCTCTACTTGATGAACTGGAAAGATTAGCGAGACTCCGCCAGGAAGGCTTTCTTGAGGAAGAAGAGTTTGAAGCTATAAAAAAGATTTTAATTCAAAGGTCAAATTATGAATAA